Sequence from the Chrysiogenia bacterium genome:
CGCGCCCTTCCTGGCTGATGCGCTCGACGCTCAGTGCCAACACGTGCTGCTGGAGCTCGGGCGCCAGCGGCGGACGCAGCACGAAGGGAGACTCGCCCATGGGCTCGGACAGGAAGACCAGGTCTCGCTCCAGAGCAAACGCGCCGTGACGGTGCAGGCTCTCGAAGTTCGTCCACAGCGCATTGGGCGGTGTGCCGTCGACGATGCGGTGATGGATGGGAACGCTGCTGGAGGCGAGTTCCTCGATGAGGTCGCAGCAGTCGAGCGTCTCATCGGGCTGGGGGCAGCACACCGCCGCCGGGCGGATCATCTTGAGGTAGCGCTCGACCCCGTAGGCGATGAGCTCGGTCGGAAGGGGCGCGGCCACGGCGCCGAGTTGCTCGATCCCCACGAGGGCGACAACAAAGGCGGCGCTGAGCGGGAGCTGCAGGCAGATCACATTGCCCGCGCCGACCCCCACGCTGGAGAAGCCGGCGGCCACGTCGCGGGCGCGGGAGAGCAAGCCCTCGTAACTCAGCGTCTCGGCGCCCGAGACAAGGGCCGCGTGAGCCGGCACATGCCGGACCCAGTGGCCGATGGCATCGGCGAGATTTTCGGGGGCATGCAGCAGCACGGGCACGTTGCTCATGTGCCAAGCCTATCTGATCGGCGCGCCTTCGTCAGCGCCCCGCGTTCAGTTCAGGTGGGTTTCGTTGACGTAGCGGTCGCCCTCGAAGCGGTCGAAGAAGACGGCCACGTCGGGGTGGTTGATGGGCGTGTTGAGCTCGTCGGGCTCGAGGTGGCGTTCGGCGACGTAGGTGTGGTGTGTGCCGTTGTGGACGAGGACATTGTACCAGGGCTTCTCGCGCGGCGGGCGCGAGCGCGCGACATTCTCGTACCACTCGTCGGTGCCCTGAAAGGTGGCATCGACGCCGACGATCACGCCGCGGTATCCGAATTTGGTATGCTGGACCAGTTGCCCGAGGGCGAACTTGGCGTGATACTCGTTCATGTGCCCATTCCCTACGGGGCTCTAGGATGCCTGTCCCTGCGGGGCGATGGCAAGTGCGGCGATTGTTTGCCTTCAAATGGATACACGGAGAGAGAGAACGTGGAACAGAGCGATCTGGCGCGCCTGGCAGGCGAAAAGCTTGCCGCGCGCTTCTCACCCGAGCGACTGGAGATCATTGACGATTCGGGGCGCCACGCCGGGCACAAGAGTGCCGGCGGCGGCGGGCACCTGCGCGTGCTCATTGTGGCGGCCGACTTCGAGGGGATGAATACCCTGCAGCGCCATCGCGCGGTCTACGACGCGCTCGGCGAGGAAATGCGCTCGGGCCGCCTGCATGCGGTGGCCATTTC
This genomic interval carries:
- a CDS encoding acyl--CoA ligase, with the translated sequence MSNVPVLLHAPENLADAIGHWVRHVPAHAALVSGAETLSYEGLLSRARDVAAGFSSVGVGAGNVICLQLPLSAAFVVALVGIEQLGAVAAPLPTELIAYGVERYLKMIRPAAVCCPQPDETLDCCDLIEELASSSVPIHHRIVDGTPPNALWTNFESLHRHGAFALERDLVFLSEPMGESPFVLRPPLAPELQQHVLALSVERISQEGRAMAQMLALDTGDVVLCLLEPSNPIGLSAVLASLISGSTLAIGAPGEPQVSGATALVASRAQLRSLLDSHAPDATPALRTILVSDGTPEDDTLERVATFWPDCNVR
- the hspQ gene encoding heat shock protein HspQ, which produces MNEYHAKFALGQLVQHTKFGYRGVIVGVDATFQGTDEWYENVARSRPPREKPWYNVLVHNGTHHTYVAERHLEPDELNTPINHPDVAVFFDRFEGDRYVNETHLN
- a CDS encoding BolA family transcriptional regulator codes for the protein MLDQLPEGELGVILVHVPIPYGALGCLSLRGDGKCGDCLPSNGYTERENVEQSDLARLAGEKLAARFSPERLEIIDDSGRHAGHKSAGGGGHLRVLIVAADFEGMNTLQRHRAVYDALGEEMRSGRLHAVAISAAAPGEPAPA